A stretch of Pseudoliparis swirei isolate HS2019 ecotype Mariana Trench chromosome 14, NWPU_hadal_v1, whole genome shotgun sequence DNA encodes these proteins:
- the LOC130204563 gene encoding major facilitator superfamily domain-containing protein 6-A-like — protein MPADDKVAILSDDEEEQSGKYEPAGAAAPLPPPAASNVAPEQPAAALDCCERMCLRINSRLLVSKVFYFFFFAAYGSLHPLLAVYYKQLGMSASRSGLLVGIRYFIEFCSAPFWGVVADRFQKGKAVLLFSVVCWLIFNCGIGFVKPAQMICQEKGVGGATAAPPTPTTLPPDNSTQMSNATDSANHTWRRRSSLNLDWLPEKLDSYLDVHHRNERSVVANATSPLENTTPPNTTPPNTTPLTLNTTPPNTTPLSLNTTLSTTEAKEYQIIYNKDQVESIFLLILLLIIVGEFFTAPTLTIVDTVTLQNLCKARDRYGLQRMWGSLGWGLAMLLVGVWSDHTFFTVELVGTGCTRLRLHNYKIAFVAFGVLMAVAFVVATQFHFGNGVDRQEGAVEEAGPPRAAPEGPSPAEAAQEFHYSDLLRILCSVRYSSVLFVAWFMGFGYGFVFTFLYWHLEDLQGTTTLFGVCSVVSHVSELAAYFSSHKLIELVGHIRVLYIGLACNTMRYLYISYLKNAWTVLPMEVLQGVTHASVWASCISFLSAAVPPALRTSAQGILQGLHLGLGRGCGAMVGGVFVSYCGAAAAFRGIGMVSLVILLVFALIQCLTGEDEGKEDKMLAENVPVPSSSVPIATIDLVQSRSAAGSPAPVRRAAASPARKTKHQEDQEDVSRPAWVLSGAPWVTVAFAIVQLREMMSAEKSRAPESRTLQAPNDQAAAGDGGTETPTQPNPAD, from the exons ATGCCTGCCGACGACAAGGTCGCCATCCTGTCCGATGacgaggaggagcagagtgGGAAGTACGAGCCGGCGGGCGCCGCCGCCCCTCTGCCGCCGCCGGCCGCCTCGAACGTGGCGCCGGAGCAGCCGGCGGCGGCGCTGGACTGCTGCGAGAGGATGTGCCTCCGCATCAACAGCCGGCTGCTGGTCTCCAaagtcttctacttcttcttcttcgccgcCTACGGCTCGCTGCACCCGCTGCTGGCCGTGTACTACAAGCAGCTCGGCATGTCGGCCAGCCGCAGCGGGCTGCTGGTCGGCATCCGCTACTTCATCGAGTTCTGCAGCGCCCCCTTCTGGGGGGTGGTGGCGGACCGCTTCCAGAAGGGGAAGGCGGTGCTGCTGTTCTCCGTCGTCTGCTGGCTGATCTTCAACTGCGGCATCGGCTTCGTGAAGCCGGCTCAGATGATCTGCCAGGAGAAAGGCGTGGGCGGGGCCACGGCGGCGCCACCCACGCCCACGACGCTGCCGCCGGATAACTCCACCCAGATGAGCAACGCCACCGACTCCGCCAACCACACCTGGAGACGCCGGAGTTCCCTGAACCTCGATTGGCTCCCTGAGAAGCTGGACTCGTATTTAGACGTTCATCACAGAAACGAGCGAAGCGTCGTCGCCAACGCCACTTCACCGCTGGAGAACACCACCCCGCCCAACACCACCCCGCCCAACACCACCCCTCTCACACTGAACACCACCCCGCCCAACACCACCCCTCTCTCACTGAacaccaccctctccaccaccgaAGCCAAGGAGTACCAGATCATCTACAACAAGGACCAGGTGGAGAGCATCTTCCTGCTCATCCTGCTCCTCATCATCGTGGGCGAGTTCTTCACCGCCCCCACCCTCACCATCGTGGACACCGTCACCCTGCAGAACCTGTGCAAGGCCCGCGACCGCTACGGCCTGCAGCGCATGTGGGGCTCCCTGGGCTGGGGCCTGGCCATGCTGCTGGTGGGCGTCTGGAGCGACCACACCTTCTTCACGGTGGAGCTGGTGGGCACCGGCTGCACCCGCCTCCGCCTGCACAACTACAAGATCGCCTTCGTGGCCTTCGGGGTGCTGATGGCCGTGGCGTTCGTCGTCGCCACCCAGTTTCACTTTGGGAACGGCGTGGACCGCCAGGAGGGCgcggtggaggaggcggggccccCGAGAGCGGCGCCCGAGGGCCCGAGTCCCGCCGAGGCGGCGCAGGAGTTCCACTACAGCGACCTGCTGAGGATCCTGTGCAGCGTGCGCTACAGCTCCGTGCTCTTCGTCGCCTGGTTCATGGGCTTCGGCTACGGCTTCGTCTTCACCTTCCTGTACTGGCACCTGGAGGACCTGCAGGGGACCACCACGCTGTTCGGGGTCTGCTCCGTCGTGAGCCACGTGTCCGAGCTCGCCGCCTACTTCTCCAGCCACAAGTTGATCGAGCTGGTCGGACACATCCG gGTGCTGTACATCGGGCTGGCCTGCAACACCATGCGCTACCTGTACATCTCCTACCTGAAGAACGCCTGGACCGTGCTGCCCATGGAGGTCCTTCAAG GTGTGACCCACGCCTCGGTTTGGGCCTCCTGCATCTCCTTCCTGAGCGCGGCGGTGCCTCCGGCCCTGAGGACGTCGGCGCAGGGCATCCTGCAGGGCCTCCACCTGGGCCTGGGCCGCGGCTGCGGCGCCATGGTGGGCGGCGTGTTCGTCAGCTACTGCG gcgCTGCGGCGGCGTTCAGGGGCATCGGCATGGTGTCCCTCGtcatcctcctcgtcttcgCTCTCATCCAGTGTCTGACtggagaggatgaggggaaag AGGACAAGATGCTGGCGGAGAACGTCCCGGTTCCCTCCAGCTCGGTTCCCATCGCCACCATCGACCTGGTGCAGAGCCGGTCCGCCgccggtagccccgcccccgttCGCAGGGCGGCGGCGTCGCCGGCGAGGAAGACCAaacaccaggaggaccaggaggacgtgAGCCGGCCGGCCTGGGTGCTCTCCGGCGCCCCCTGGGTCACCGTGGCCTTCGCCATCGTGCAGCTCAGAGAGATGATGAGCGCCGAGAAGAGCCGGGCGCCAGAGAGCCGGACGCTGCAG GCACCTAATGATCAGGCGGCGGCGGGCGACGGCGGCACAGAAACACCCACGCAGCCGAACCCCGCAGACTAA